Genomic segment of Candidatus Bathyarchaeia archaeon:
TTTCAAGATTCGCTAAAAATATATGCTTGTTGTCACATCTAGTTTTGGGCTTCAAGAGGTATGAGGCTTTGAAATATGATGTGATAATTGTCGGTGCTGGTCCAGCCGGGATATTTTCAGCCCTTGAAATTGTTGAAAAAGCAGATCTCAACATATTAATGCTCGACAAGGGTCCAGATTTAGAGCGGAGAAAATGCCCAGCAAGCAGGGGCTTCGGCTGTGTAAACTGTGAACCATGTGGGCTTCTATGCGGGTGGGGTGGAGCTGGAGCCTTCAGCGACGGCAAACTAACCATATCCACGGAAGTTGGCGGCTGGCTAAACCAATATATTTCAGAAAAGGAGCTGGGCGAGCTGATAAATTACGTGGACAGTGTTTACATCAAATTTGGCGCTCCAAATCGAGTTTACGGAGAAGACGTAGAAAAAGTTGAGGAAATCGAGAGAAAGGCATCATTAGCTGGACTAAAACTTATTCACCAGAGGATTAGGCACATGGGAACTGAACGTTGCGCCCAAACACTGCGAAAAATGCGCCAAGAACTCAATGGAAAAGTTGACATTAAAATGAGGAAAGATGTTAAGGGGCTAATAGTGAAAAACGGCGTGGTTGAAGGCGTCGAAACAGTTGACGGAGAAAAGTTCTTCGGCAAATATGTAATTGTGGCGCCTGGAAGGGGTGGAGCGGAATGGCTTCAAACAGAAGCCCAAGCGTTAGGGTTAAAAACACTTAACAATCCCGTGGACGTCGGCGTCAGAGTGGAAGTTTTAGCTGCAGTTATGGAGGAGCTAACAAATATCCTTTATGAACCGAAATTCGTTTACTACTCAAAGTTTTTCGATGACCAAGTTAGGACTTTCTGCGTGGCGCCCTACGGCGAGGTCATAACCGAATCCTACAATGGGGTCTTGACTGTTAATGGGCAGAGCTATGCCGAGCGGAAAACAGAAAACACAAACTTCGCAATTCTCGTTAGCACATCATTCACAGAACCCTTCAAAGAACCCATAGCCTATGGAAAATATTTGGCTAGGCTCTCAAACCTCCTAAGCGGAGGCATACTCATACAGCGTCTAGGCGACTTAGAAGCTGGAAGACGCTCAACACCAGAAAGAATCGCAAGGAGCATTGTAGCACCAACGCTAAAGAACGCCACACCCGGCGACTTAAGCTTCGTCCTACCATATCGTTATCTTGCAGATATAAGGGAGATGCTTGAAGCCCTAGATAAAATCGCTCCAGGAATACACTCACGAGACACGCTGTTATATGGTGTGGAAGTGAAATTCTACTCCTCAAGGCTGGAGTTAAGCAGCGCCCTTGAAACAAAAATACGAAACCTATTCACAATAGGCGACGGCGCCGGGGTAACTAGGGGTCTAATA
This window contains:
- a CDS encoding NAD(P)/FAD-dependent oxidoreductase codes for the protein MKYDVIIVGAGPAGIFSALEIVEKADLNILMLDKGPDLERRKCPASRGFGCVNCEPCGLLCGWGGAGAFSDGKLTISTEVGGWLNQYISEKELGELINYVDSVYIKFGAPNRVYGEDVEKVEEIERKASLAGLKLIHQRIRHMGTERCAQTLRKMRQELNGKVDIKMRKDVKGLIVKNGVVEGVETVDGEKFFGKYVIVAPGRGGAEWLQTEAQALGLKTLNNPVDVGVRVEVLAAVMEELTNILYEPKFVYYSKFFDDQVRTFCVAPYGEVITESYNGVLTVNGQSYAERKTENTNFAILVSTSFTEPFKEPIAYGKYLARLSNLLSGGILIQRLGDLEAGRRSTPERIARSIVAPTLKNATPGDLSFVLPYRYLADIREMLEALDKIAPGIHSRDTLLYGVEVKFYSSRLELSSALETKIRNLFTIGDGAGVTRGLIQASASGVIVAREILKREKQKVK